The following are from one region of the Eulemur rufifrons isolate Redbay chromosome 17, OSU_ERuf_1, whole genome shotgun sequence genome:
- the SLC12A7 gene encoding solute carrier family 12 member 7 isoform X2, translated as MPTNFTVVPVEARADGAGEEAAERTEAPGPPEGPEPVGPSPGDGSPRESIPCVNNVEVERESFLEGKNMALFEEEMDSNPMVSSLLNKLATYTNLSQGVVEHEQAEDSRRRAAQTPRMGTFIGVYLPCLQNILGVILFLRLTWIVGAAGILESFLIVAVCCSCTLLTAISMSAIATNGVVPAGGSYYMISRALGPEFGGAVGLCFYLGTTFAGAMYILGTIEIFLTYISPGAAIFQAEAAAGEAAAMLHNMRVYGTCTLALMAVVVFVGVKYVNKLALVFLACVVLSILAIYAGVIKTAFDPPDTPVCLLGNRTLARRGFDVCAKVRVDGNSTATTALWGLFCNGSQPSASCDAYFAQNNVTEMQAIPGVASGVFLENLWSAYADRGAYVEKQGVPAVPVPEESRDSRDSRLPYVLSDITTYLTLLVGIYFPSVTGIMAGSNRSGDLKDAQKSIPTGTILAIVTTSFIYLSCIVLFGACIEGVVLRDKFGEALQGNLVIGMLAWPSPWVIVIGSFFSTCGAGLQSLTGAPRLLQAIARDGIVPFLQVFGHGKANGEPTWALLLTALICETGVLIASLDSVAPILSMFFLMCYMFVNLACAVQTLLRTPNWRPRFKYYHWTLSFLGMSLCLALMFVCSWYYALFAMLIAGCIYKYIEYRGAEKEWGDGIRGLSLNAARYALLRVEHGPPHTKNWRPQVLVLLSLDAEQRVKQPRLLSFTSQLKAGKGLTIVGSVLEGTYLDKHAEAQRAEENIRSLMGVEKTKGFCQLVVSSNLRDGTSHLIQSAGLGAMKHNTVLMAWPESWKQEDNPFSWKNFVDTVRDTTAAQQALLVAKNVDLFPQNQERLGDGHVDVWWIVHDGGMLMLLPFLLRQHKVWRKCRMRIFTVAQVDDNSIQMKRDLQTFLYHLRISAEVEVVEMVENDISAFTYEKTLMMEQRSQMLKQMQLSKTEREREAQLIHDRNTASHTAAAARTQAPSTPDKVQMTWTREKLIAERHKNKDASVSGFKDLFSLKPDQSNVRRMHTAVKLNEVVLNKSQDAQLVLLNMPGPPRNRQGDENYMEFLEVLTEGLNRVLLVRGSGREVITIYS; from the exons ATGCCCACCAACTTCACCGTGGTGCCCGTGGAGGCGCGCGCCGACGGCGCCGGGGAGGAGGCGGCCGAGCGGACGGAGGCGCCGGGCCCCCCCGAGGGCCCCGAGCCCGTCGGCCCCAGCCCGG GAGACGGAAGCCCCAGAGAAAGCATCCCGTGCGTGAACAATGtcgaggtggagagagagagtttcCTTGAAGGGAAGAACATGGCCCTTTTTGAG GAGGAGATGGACAGCAACCCCATGGTGTCCTCGCTGCTCAACAAGCTGGCCACCTACACCAACCTGAGCCAGGGCGTGGTGGAGCACGAGCAGGCGGAGGACAGCCGGCGGCGCGCCGCCCAG ACCCCACGCATGGGCACGTTCATCGGCGTGTACCTGCCCTGCCTCCAGAACATCCTGGGTGTCATCCTCTTCCTGCGCCTGACCTGGATCGTGGGGGCCGCCGGCATCCTGGAGTCCTTCCTCATCGTGGCCGTGTGCTGCTCCTGC ACGCTGCTGACCGCCATTTCCATGAGCGCCATCGCCACCAATGGCGTGGTCCCAG CCGGTGGCTCCTACTACATGATTTCCCGGGCGCTGGGGCCGGAGTTTGGAGGCGCCGTCGGCCTCTGCTTCTACCTGGGCACGACCTTCGCGGGAGCCATGTACATTCTGGGGACCATTGAGATTTTTTTG ACCTACATCTCGCCCGGCGCGGCCATCTTCCAGGCGGAGGCGGCGGCCGGCGAGGCGGCGGCCATGCTGCACAACATGCGTGTGTACGGCACCTGCACGCTGGCGCTCATGGCCGTGGTGGTCTTCGTGGGCGTCAAGTACGTGAACAAGCTGGCCCTGGTGTTCCTGGCCTGCGTGGTGCTGTCCATCCTGGCCATCTACGCCGGCGTCATTAAGACGGCCTTCGACCCCCCGGACACCCC GGTCTGCCTCCTGGGGAACCGCACCCTCGCGCGGCGCGGCTTCGACGTCTGCGCCAAGGTGCGCGTGGACGGCAACAGCACGGCGACCACCGCGCTCTGGGGCCTCTTCTGCAACGGCTCCCAGCCCAGCGCCTCCTGCGACGCCTACTTCGCCCAGAACAACGTCACCGAGATGCAGGCCATCCCGGGCGTGGCCAGCGGCGTCTTCCTGG AAAACCTGTGGAGTGCGTACGCGGACAGGGGGGCGTACGTGGAGAAGCAGGGCGTGCCCGCGGTGCCCGTGCCCGAGGAGAGCCGCGACAGCCGCGACAGCCGGCTGCCCTACGTGCTCTCGGACATCACCACCTACCTGACCCTGCTGGTCGGCATCTACTTCCCCTCCGTGACCG GTATCATGGCGGGCTCGAACCGGTCCGGGGACCTCAAGGACGCCCAGAAGTCCATCCCCACGGGGACCATTTTGGCCATAGTCACCACGTCCTTCATCT ATCTGTCCTGTATCGTGCTCTTCGGGGCCTGCATCGAGGGCGTGGTCTTGCGAGACAA GTTCGGGGAGGCGCTGCAGGGGAACCTGGTCATCGGCATGCTGGCCTGGCCCTCGCCCTGGGTCATCGTCATCGGCTCCTTCTTCTCCACCTGCGGCGCTGGCCTGCAGAGCCTCACGGGGGCGCCGCGCCTGCTGCAGGCCATCGCCCGCGACGGCATCGTCCCCTTCCTCCAG GTGTTCGGCCACGGGAAGGCCAACGGGGAGCCCACCTGGGCCCTGCTGCTCACGGCCCTCATCTGCGAGACGGGCGTCCTCATCGCCTCCCTGGACAGCGTGGCCCCGATCCTGTCCAT GTTCTTCCTCATGTGCTACATGTTCGTGAACCTGGCCTGTGCCGTGCAGACCCTGCTGCGCACTCCCAACTGGCGCCCGCGCTTCAAGTACTACCACTG GACGCTGTCCTTCCTGGGCATGAGCCTGTGCCTGGCGCTGATGTTCGTCTGCTCCTGGTACTACGCGCTGTTCGCCATGCTCATCGCCGGCTGCATCTACAAGTACATCGAGTACCGCGG GGCTGAGAAGGAGTGGGGTGACGGCATCCGGGGCCTGTCGCTGAACGCCGCCCGCTACGCCCTGCTGCGCGTGGAGCACGGCCCGCCCCACACCAAGAACTGGAG GCCGCAGGTGCTGGTGCTGCTGAGCCTGGACGCTGAGCAGCGCGTGAAGCAGCCTCGCCTGCTGTCCTTCACCTCGCAGCTGAAGGCCGGCAAGGGCCTGACCATCGTGGGCTCGGTGCTGGAGGGGACCTACCTGGACAAGCACGCGGAGGCGCAGCGGGCCGAGGAG AACATCCGGTCTCTGATGGGCGTGGAGAAGACCAAAGGCTTCTGCCAGCTGGTGGTCTCCTCCAACCTGCGGGACGGCACGTCCCACCTGATCCAGTCGGCCGGCCTGGGGGCCATGAAGCACAACACGGTGCTCATGGCCTGGCCCGAGTCCTGGAAGCAGGAGGACAACCCTTTCTCCTGGAAGAACTTCGTGG ACACCGTCCGTGACACCACCGCAGCGCAGCAGGCCCTGCTGGTGGCCAAAAACGTGGACCTGTTTCCGCAAAACCAGGAGCGCCTGGGCGACGGGCACGTGGACGTGTGGTGGATCGTGCACGACGGCGGCATGCTCATGCTGCTGCCCTTCCTGCTGCGGCAGCACAAG GTGTGGCGGAAGTGCCGGATGCGCATCTTCACGGTGGCCCAGGTGGACGACAACAGCATCCAGATGAAGCGGGACCTGCAGACGTTCCTGTACCACCTGCGGATCAGCGccgaggtggaggtggtggagatg GTTGAAAACGACATCTCTGCGTTCACCTACGAGAAGACGCTGATGATGGAGCAGCGGTCCCAGATGCTGAAGCAGATGCAGCTGTCCAAGACCGAGCGCGAGAGAGAG GCCCAGCTAATCCACGACAGGAACACCGCGTCTCACACTGCCGCGGCCGCCAGGACCCAGGCCCCGTCCACACCAGACAAGGTGCAGATGACCTGGACGCGGGAGAAGCTGATCGCCGAGAGGCACAAGAACAAGGACGCCAGTGTGTCTGGATTCAAAGACCTCTTCAGCCTGAAGCC GGACCAGTCCAACGTCAGGCGGATGCACACGGCCGTGAAGCTCAACGAGGTCGTCCTCAACAAGTCCCAGGACGCCCAGCTGGTCCTGCTGAACATGCCGGGGCCCCCCAGAAACCGGCAAGGCGACGAGAACT ACATGGAGTTCCTCGAGGTCTTGACCGAGGGGCTGAACAGAGTCCTGCTGGTCCGCGGCAGCGGCCGCGAGGTGATCACCATCTACTCCTAG
- the SLC12A7 gene encoding solute carrier family 12 member 7 isoform X3 → MPTNFTVVPVEARADGAGEEAAERTEAPGPPEGPEPVGPSPAGDGSPRESIPCVNNVEVERESFLEGKNMALFEEEMDSNPMVSSLLNKLATYTNLSQGVVEHEQAEDSRRRAAQTPRMGTFIGVYLPCLQNILGVILFLRLTWIVGAAGILESFLIVAVCCSCTLLTAISMSAIATNGVVPAGGSYYMISRALGPEFGGAVGLCFYLGTTFAGAMYILGTIEIFLTYISPGAAIFQAEAAAGEAAAMLHNMRVYGTCTLALMAVVVFVGVKYVNKLALVFLACVVLSILAIYAGVIKTAFDPPDTPVCLLGNRTLARRGFDVCAKVRVDGNSTATTALWGLFCNGSQPSASCDAYFAQNNVTEMQAIPGVASGVFLENLWSAYADRGAYVEKQGVPAVPVPEESRDSRDSRLPYVLSDITTYLTLLVGIYFPSVTGIMAGSNRSGDLKDAQKSIPTGTILAIVTTSFIYLSCIVLFGACIEGVVLRDKFGEALQGNLVIGMLAWPSPWVIVIGSFFSTCGAGLQSLTGAPRLLQAIARDGIVPFLQVFGHGKANGEPTWALLLTALICETGVLIASLDSVAPILSMFFLMCYMFVNLACAVQTLLRTPNWRPRFKYYHWTLSFLGMSLCLALMFVCSWYYALFAMLIAGCIYKYIEYRGAEKEWGDGIRGLSLNAARYALLRVEHGPPHTKNWRPQVLVLLSLDAEQRVKQPRLLSFTSQLKAGKGLTIVGSVLEGTYLDKHAEAQRAEENIRSLMGVEKTKGFCQLVVSSNLRDGTSHLIQSAGLGAMKHNTVLMAWPESWKQEDNPFSWKNFVDTVRDTTAAQQALLVAKNVDLFPQNQERLGDGHVDVWWIVHDGGMLMLLPFLLRQHKVWRKCRMRIFTVAQVDDNSIQMKRDLQTFLYHLRISAEVEVVEMVENDISAFTYEKTLMMEQRSQMLKQMQLSKTEREREAQLIHDRNTASHTAAAARTQAPSTPDKVQMTWTREKLIAERHKNKDASVSGFKDLFSLKPEWGHLDQSNVRRMHTAVKLNEVVLNKSQDAQLVLLNMPGPPRNRQGDENYMEFLEVLTEGLNRVLLVRGSGREVITIYS, encoded by the exons ATGCCCACCAACTTCACCGTGGTGCCCGTGGAGGCGCGCGCCGACGGCGCCGGGGAGGAGGCGGCCGAGCGGACGGAGGCGCCGGGCCCCCCCGAGGGCCCCGAGCCCGTCGGCCCCAGCCCGG CAGGAGACGGAAGCCCCAGAGAAAGCATCCCGTGCGTGAACAATGtcgaggtggagagagagagtttcCTTGAAGGGAAGAACATGGCCCTTTTTGAG GAGGAGATGGACAGCAACCCCATGGTGTCCTCGCTGCTCAACAAGCTGGCCACCTACACCAACCTGAGCCAGGGCGTGGTGGAGCACGAGCAGGCGGAGGACAGCCGGCGGCGCGCCGCCCAG ACCCCACGCATGGGCACGTTCATCGGCGTGTACCTGCCCTGCCTCCAGAACATCCTGGGTGTCATCCTCTTCCTGCGCCTGACCTGGATCGTGGGGGCCGCCGGCATCCTGGAGTCCTTCCTCATCGTGGCCGTGTGCTGCTCCTGC ACGCTGCTGACCGCCATTTCCATGAGCGCCATCGCCACCAATGGCGTGGTCCCAG CCGGTGGCTCCTACTACATGATTTCCCGGGCGCTGGGGCCGGAGTTTGGAGGCGCCGTCGGCCTCTGCTTCTACCTGGGCACGACCTTCGCGGGAGCCATGTACATTCTGGGGACCATTGAGATTTTTTTG ACCTACATCTCGCCCGGCGCGGCCATCTTCCAGGCGGAGGCGGCGGCCGGCGAGGCGGCGGCCATGCTGCACAACATGCGTGTGTACGGCACCTGCACGCTGGCGCTCATGGCCGTGGTGGTCTTCGTGGGCGTCAAGTACGTGAACAAGCTGGCCCTGGTGTTCCTGGCCTGCGTGGTGCTGTCCATCCTGGCCATCTACGCCGGCGTCATTAAGACGGCCTTCGACCCCCCGGACACCCC GGTCTGCCTCCTGGGGAACCGCACCCTCGCGCGGCGCGGCTTCGACGTCTGCGCCAAGGTGCGCGTGGACGGCAACAGCACGGCGACCACCGCGCTCTGGGGCCTCTTCTGCAACGGCTCCCAGCCCAGCGCCTCCTGCGACGCCTACTTCGCCCAGAACAACGTCACCGAGATGCAGGCCATCCCGGGCGTGGCCAGCGGCGTCTTCCTGG AAAACCTGTGGAGTGCGTACGCGGACAGGGGGGCGTACGTGGAGAAGCAGGGCGTGCCCGCGGTGCCCGTGCCCGAGGAGAGCCGCGACAGCCGCGACAGCCGGCTGCCCTACGTGCTCTCGGACATCACCACCTACCTGACCCTGCTGGTCGGCATCTACTTCCCCTCCGTGACCG GTATCATGGCGGGCTCGAACCGGTCCGGGGACCTCAAGGACGCCCAGAAGTCCATCCCCACGGGGACCATTTTGGCCATAGTCACCACGTCCTTCATCT ATCTGTCCTGTATCGTGCTCTTCGGGGCCTGCATCGAGGGCGTGGTCTTGCGAGACAA GTTCGGGGAGGCGCTGCAGGGGAACCTGGTCATCGGCATGCTGGCCTGGCCCTCGCCCTGGGTCATCGTCATCGGCTCCTTCTTCTCCACCTGCGGCGCTGGCCTGCAGAGCCTCACGGGGGCGCCGCGCCTGCTGCAGGCCATCGCCCGCGACGGCATCGTCCCCTTCCTCCAG GTGTTCGGCCACGGGAAGGCCAACGGGGAGCCCACCTGGGCCCTGCTGCTCACGGCCCTCATCTGCGAGACGGGCGTCCTCATCGCCTCCCTGGACAGCGTGGCCCCGATCCTGTCCAT GTTCTTCCTCATGTGCTACATGTTCGTGAACCTGGCCTGTGCCGTGCAGACCCTGCTGCGCACTCCCAACTGGCGCCCGCGCTTCAAGTACTACCACTG GACGCTGTCCTTCCTGGGCATGAGCCTGTGCCTGGCGCTGATGTTCGTCTGCTCCTGGTACTACGCGCTGTTCGCCATGCTCATCGCCGGCTGCATCTACAAGTACATCGAGTACCGCGG GGCTGAGAAGGAGTGGGGTGACGGCATCCGGGGCCTGTCGCTGAACGCCGCCCGCTACGCCCTGCTGCGCGTGGAGCACGGCCCGCCCCACACCAAGAACTGGAG GCCGCAGGTGCTGGTGCTGCTGAGCCTGGACGCTGAGCAGCGCGTGAAGCAGCCTCGCCTGCTGTCCTTCACCTCGCAGCTGAAGGCCGGCAAGGGCCTGACCATCGTGGGCTCGGTGCTGGAGGGGACCTACCTGGACAAGCACGCGGAGGCGCAGCGGGCCGAGGAG AACATCCGGTCTCTGATGGGCGTGGAGAAGACCAAAGGCTTCTGCCAGCTGGTGGTCTCCTCCAACCTGCGGGACGGCACGTCCCACCTGATCCAGTCGGCCGGCCTGGGGGCCATGAAGCACAACACGGTGCTCATGGCCTGGCCCGAGTCCTGGAAGCAGGAGGACAACCCTTTCTCCTGGAAGAACTTCGTGG ACACCGTCCGTGACACCACCGCAGCGCAGCAGGCCCTGCTGGTGGCCAAAAACGTGGACCTGTTTCCGCAAAACCAGGAGCGCCTGGGCGACGGGCACGTGGACGTGTGGTGGATCGTGCACGACGGCGGCATGCTCATGCTGCTGCCCTTCCTGCTGCGGCAGCACAAG GTGTGGCGGAAGTGCCGGATGCGCATCTTCACGGTGGCCCAGGTGGACGACAACAGCATCCAGATGAAGCGGGACCTGCAGACGTTCCTGTACCACCTGCGGATCAGCGccgaggtggaggtggtggagatg GTTGAAAACGACATCTCTGCGTTCACCTACGAGAAGACGCTGATGATGGAGCAGCGGTCCCAGATGCTGAAGCAGATGCAGCTGTCCAAGACCGAGCGCGAGAGAGAG GCCCAGCTAATCCACGACAGGAACACCGCGTCTCACACTGCCGCGGCCGCCAGGACCCAGGCCCCGTCCACACCAGACAAGGTGCAGATGACCTGGACGCGGGAGAAGCTGATCGCCGAGAGGCACAAGAACAAGGACGCCAGTGTGTCTGGATTCAAAGACCTCTTCAGCCTGAAGCC AGAATGGGGACACCT GGACCAGTCCAACGTCAGGCGGATGCACACGGCCGTGAAGCTCAACGAGGTCGTCCTCAACAAGTCCCAGGACGCCCAGCTGGTCCTGCTGAACATGCCGGGGCCCCCCAGAAACCGGCAAGGCGACGAGAACT ACATGGAGTTCCTCGAGGTCTTGACCGAGGGGCTGAACAGAGTCCTGCTGGTCCGCGGCAGCGGCCGCGAGGTGATCACCATCTACTCCTAG
- the SLC12A7 gene encoding solute carrier family 12 member 7 isoform X1, producing MPTNFTVVPVEARADGAGEEAAERTEAPGPPEGPEPVGPSPAGDGSPRESIPCVNNVEVERESFLEGKNMALFEEEMDSNPMVSSLLNKLATYTNLSQGVVEHEQAEDSRRRAAQTPRMGTFIGVYLPCLQNILGVILFLRLTWIVGAAGILESFLIVAVCCSCTLLTAISMSAIATNGVVPAGGSYYMISRALGPEFGGAVGLCFYLGTTFAGAMYILGTIEIFLTYISPGAAIFQAEAAAGEAAAMLHNMRVYGTCTLALMAVVVFVGVKYVNKLALVFLACVVLSILAIYAGVIKTAFDPPDTPVCLLGNRTLARRGFDVCAKVRVDGNSTATTALWGLFCNGSQPSASCDAYFAQNNVTEMQAIPGVASGVFLENLWSAYADRGAYVEKQGVPAVPVPEESRDSRDSRLPYVLSDITTYLTLLVGIYFPSVTGIMAGSNRSGDLKDAQKSIPTGTILAIVTTSFIYLSCIVLFGACIEGVVLRDKFGEALQGNLVIGMLAWPSPWVIVIGSFFSTCGAGLQSLTGAPRLLQAIARDGIVPFLQVFGHGKANGEPTWALLLTALICETGVLIASLDSVAPILSMFFLMCYMFVNLACAVQTLLRTPNWRPRFKYYHWTLSFLGMSLCLALMFVCSWYYALFAMLIAGCIYKYIEYRGAEKEWGDGIRGLSLNAARYALLRVEHGPPHTKNWRPQVLVLLSLDAEQRVKQPRLLSFTSQLKAGKGLTIVGSVLEGTYLDKHAEAQRAEENIRSLMGVEKTKGFCQLVVSSNLRDGTSHLIQSAGLGAMKHNTVLMAWPESWKQEDNPFSWKNFVDTVRDTTAAQQALLVAKNVDLFPQNQERLGDGHVDVWWIVHDGGMLMLLPFLLRQHKVWRKCRMRIFTVAQVDDNSIQMKRDLQTFLYHLRISAEVEVVEMVENDISAFTYEKTLMMEQRSQMLKQMQLSKTEREREAQLIHDRNTASHTAAAARTQAPSTPDKVQMTWTREKLIAERHKNKDASVSGFKDLFSLKPDQSNVRRMHTAVKLNEVVLNKSQDAQLVLLNMPGPPRNRQGDENYMEFLEVLTEGLNRVLLVRGSGREVITIYS from the exons ATGCCCACCAACTTCACCGTGGTGCCCGTGGAGGCGCGCGCCGACGGCGCCGGGGAGGAGGCGGCCGAGCGGACGGAGGCGCCGGGCCCCCCCGAGGGCCCCGAGCCCGTCGGCCCCAGCCCGG CAGGAGACGGAAGCCCCAGAGAAAGCATCCCGTGCGTGAACAATGtcgaggtggagagagagagtttcCTTGAAGGGAAGAACATGGCCCTTTTTGAG GAGGAGATGGACAGCAACCCCATGGTGTCCTCGCTGCTCAACAAGCTGGCCACCTACACCAACCTGAGCCAGGGCGTGGTGGAGCACGAGCAGGCGGAGGACAGCCGGCGGCGCGCCGCCCAG ACCCCACGCATGGGCACGTTCATCGGCGTGTACCTGCCCTGCCTCCAGAACATCCTGGGTGTCATCCTCTTCCTGCGCCTGACCTGGATCGTGGGGGCCGCCGGCATCCTGGAGTCCTTCCTCATCGTGGCCGTGTGCTGCTCCTGC ACGCTGCTGACCGCCATTTCCATGAGCGCCATCGCCACCAATGGCGTGGTCCCAG CCGGTGGCTCCTACTACATGATTTCCCGGGCGCTGGGGCCGGAGTTTGGAGGCGCCGTCGGCCTCTGCTTCTACCTGGGCACGACCTTCGCGGGAGCCATGTACATTCTGGGGACCATTGAGATTTTTTTG ACCTACATCTCGCCCGGCGCGGCCATCTTCCAGGCGGAGGCGGCGGCCGGCGAGGCGGCGGCCATGCTGCACAACATGCGTGTGTACGGCACCTGCACGCTGGCGCTCATGGCCGTGGTGGTCTTCGTGGGCGTCAAGTACGTGAACAAGCTGGCCCTGGTGTTCCTGGCCTGCGTGGTGCTGTCCATCCTGGCCATCTACGCCGGCGTCATTAAGACGGCCTTCGACCCCCCGGACACCCC GGTCTGCCTCCTGGGGAACCGCACCCTCGCGCGGCGCGGCTTCGACGTCTGCGCCAAGGTGCGCGTGGACGGCAACAGCACGGCGACCACCGCGCTCTGGGGCCTCTTCTGCAACGGCTCCCAGCCCAGCGCCTCCTGCGACGCCTACTTCGCCCAGAACAACGTCACCGAGATGCAGGCCATCCCGGGCGTGGCCAGCGGCGTCTTCCTGG AAAACCTGTGGAGTGCGTACGCGGACAGGGGGGCGTACGTGGAGAAGCAGGGCGTGCCCGCGGTGCCCGTGCCCGAGGAGAGCCGCGACAGCCGCGACAGCCGGCTGCCCTACGTGCTCTCGGACATCACCACCTACCTGACCCTGCTGGTCGGCATCTACTTCCCCTCCGTGACCG GTATCATGGCGGGCTCGAACCGGTCCGGGGACCTCAAGGACGCCCAGAAGTCCATCCCCACGGGGACCATTTTGGCCATAGTCACCACGTCCTTCATCT ATCTGTCCTGTATCGTGCTCTTCGGGGCCTGCATCGAGGGCGTGGTCTTGCGAGACAA GTTCGGGGAGGCGCTGCAGGGGAACCTGGTCATCGGCATGCTGGCCTGGCCCTCGCCCTGGGTCATCGTCATCGGCTCCTTCTTCTCCACCTGCGGCGCTGGCCTGCAGAGCCTCACGGGGGCGCCGCGCCTGCTGCAGGCCATCGCCCGCGACGGCATCGTCCCCTTCCTCCAG GTGTTCGGCCACGGGAAGGCCAACGGGGAGCCCACCTGGGCCCTGCTGCTCACGGCCCTCATCTGCGAGACGGGCGTCCTCATCGCCTCCCTGGACAGCGTGGCCCCGATCCTGTCCAT GTTCTTCCTCATGTGCTACATGTTCGTGAACCTGGCCTGTGCCGTGCAGACCCTGCTGCGCACTCCCAACTGGCGCCCGCGCTTCAAGTACTACCACTG GACGCTGTCCTTCCTGGGCATGAGCCTGTGCCTGGCGCTGATGTTCGTCTGCTCCTGGTACTACGCGCTGTTCGCCATGCTCATCGCCGGCTGCATCTACAAGTACATCGAGTACCGCGG GGCTGAGAAGGAGTGGGGTGACGGCATCCGGGGCCTGTCGCTGAACGCCGCCCGCTACGCCCTGCTGCGCGTGGAGCACGGCCCGCCCCACACCAAGAACTGGAG GCCGCAGGTGCTGGTGCTGCTGAGCCTGGACGCTGAGCAGCGCGTGAAGCAGCCTCGCCTGCTGTCCTTCACCTCGCAGCTGAAGGCCGGCAAGGGCCTGACCATCGTGGGCTCGGTGCTGGAGGGGACCTACCTGGACAAGCACGCGGAGGCGCAGCGGGCCGAGGAG AACATCCGGTCTCTGATGGGCGTGGAGAAGACCAAAGGCTTCTGCCAGCTGGTGGTCTCCTCCAACCTGCGGGACGGCACGTCCCACCTGATCCAGTCGGCCGGCCTGGGGGCCATGAAGCACAACACGGTGCTCATGGCCTGGCCCGAGTCCTGGAAGCAGGAGGACAACCCTTTCTCCTGGAAGAACTTCGTGG ACACCGTCCGTGACACCACCGCAGCGCAGCAGGCCCTGCTGGTGGCCAAAAACGTGGACCTGTTTCCGCAAAACCAGGAGCGCCTGGGCGACGGGCACGTGGACGTGTGGTGGATCGTGCACGACGGCGGCATGCTCATGCTGCTGCCCTTCCTGCTGCGGCAGCACAAG GTGTGGCGGAAGTGCCGGATGCGCATCTTCACGGTGGCCCAGGTGGACGACAACAGCATCCAGATGAAGCGGGACCTGCAGACGTTCCTGTACCACCTGCGGATCAGCGccgaggtggaggtggtggagatg GTTGAAAACGACATCTCTGCGTTCACCTACGAGAAGACGCTGATGATGGAGCAGCGGTCCCAGATGCTGAAGCAGATGCAGCTGTCCAAGACCGAGCGCGAGAGAGAG GCCCAGCTAATCCACGACAGGAACACCGCGTCTCACACTGCCGCGGCCGCCAGGACCCAGGCCCCGTCCACACCAGACAAGGTGCAGATGACCTGGACGCGGGAGAAGCTGATCGCCGAGAGGCACAAGAACAAGGACGCCAGTGTGTCTGGATTCAAAGACCTCTTCAGCCTGAAGCC GGACCAGTCCAACGTCAGGCGGATGCACACGGCCGTGAAGCTCAACGAGGTCGTCCTCAACAAGTCCCAGGACGCCCAGCTGGTCCTGCTGAACATGCCGGGGCCCCCCAGAAACCGGCAAGGCGACGAGAACT ACATGGAGTTCCTCGAGGTCTTGACCGAGGGGCTGAACAGAGTCCTGCTGGTCCGCGGCAGCGGCCGCGAGGTGATCACCATCTACTCCTAG